In Synechococcus sp. RS9909, one genomic interval encodes:
- a CDS encoding HlyD family efflux transporter periplasmic adaptor subunit translates to MLKLEWSRLAALRGERRRPWLAGMALATLVAATGAGLWHQRSERLARDRERQEALSAPLTTVTALGRIEPVGEVRNVVPPAAAAAGAQVRLRRLLVEEGAWVEAGQLLAEMDSLPRLTRAVEEAEAQVASAQTQLQVAIARQRSQLESQRARVASAEEKLRTAAAEERRYRLIVEQGAASVSLYESKRQELEAARAQLREARADLQRLETSVTTSFGPISLEEATARRDLEAARAHLQRRRAERSDALVRSPIRGRVLSVLTRPGEAAGAEGLLEVGQTDRMQLVSEVYQSDRQRLHVGQAVRITSPALAMPLEGKITRIGAIVRRQSMINTDPSANTDARVIEVHAELDPASSRRAADLSNLQVTAVFGA, encoded by the coding sequence ATGCTCAAGCTCGAGTGGTCACGGTTGGCTGCCCTGCGCGGGGAACGGCGTCGGCCCTGGCTGGCTGGGATGGCCCTGGCGACATTGGTCGCCGCCACCGGCGCTGGGCTATGGCACCAGCGTTCTGAGCGCCTGGCCCGCGATCGTGAGCGACAGGAGGCGCTGAGCGCTCCGCTCACCACGGTCACGGCGCTTGGCCGGATCGAGCCCGTGGGGGAAGTACGCAATGTGGTGCCGCCGGCCGCCGCTGCGGCCGGCGCGCAGGTGCGACTCAGGCGCCTGCTGGTGGAGGAGGGAGCCTGGGTGGAGGCCGGCCAGTTACTGGCGGAGATGGATTCCCTGCCACGGCTCACCCGGGCTGTGGAGGAGGCTGAAGCCCAGGTGGCGAGTGCACAAACCCAGCTGCAGGTGGCGATCGCCAGGCAGCGCAGCCAGCTCGAATCCCAGCGGGCGCGGGTAGCCAGTGCGGAAGAGAAGCTGCGCACCGCTGCCGCCGAAGAACGGCGCTACCGCCTGATCGTCGAGCAGGGGGCAGCCTCGGTGTCGCTGTATGAGAGCAAGCGACAGGAGCTCGAAGCCGCCAGGGCGCAGCTGCGGGAGGCCAGAGCGGATTTGCAACGACTGGAGACCTCGGTGACCACGTCCTTCGGACCGATCAGCCTGGAGGAAGCCACGGCCCGCCGGGATCTGGAGGCGGCTCGCGCCCATCTGCAACGCAGACGGGCCGAACGCAGTGATGCCCTGGTGCGCTCACCGATCCGCGGTCGCGTGCTCAGTGTGTTGACCCGTCCGGGCGAAGCGGCGGGGGCCGAGGGATTACTGGAAGTCGGCCAGACCGATCGGATGCAGCTCGTGTCGGAGGTGTACCAGAGCGATCGTCAACGGCTCCACGTTGGGCAGGCGGTGCGCATCACCTCCCCCGCCCTCGCCATGCCCCTGGAAGGGAAGATCACCCGGATCGGCGCGATTGTGCGTCGTCAATCGATGATCAACACCGACCCCAGCGCCAATACCGATGCCCGGGTGATCGAGGTACACGCCGAGCTCGATCCGGCGAGTAGCCGCAGAGCCGCCGATCTCTCCAACCTCCAGGTCACGGCGGTGTTCGGAGCATGA
- the devC gene encoding ABC transporter permease DevC — MTIWQQLKRRTPLGWLQLRHDRSRLLVALAGIAFADVLMFTQLGFQASIYDSNTRFHRSLNADIVLLSPKAQNLQNLSTFPRRRLLQAQDVPGVIDAHGLYVNTLTWKNPDTRLDATVQLFGFDPDVQVFRLPEVNQQQQILKQVDKVLFDRGSRGPYKGTIAALAKGQTLTTESERRTLIIQGLYSLGASFGSDGTLMASDITFLRQFPRREAGSLSLGLVRLQPSADPDLVAERLRHHLPNDVKVLTRAGYIAFEQAYWRRASPVGVIFGLGTVMAFVVGVVIVYQVLSTDVASHLAEYATFRAMGYRTRFLLGVVFEEALVLASLGFIPGFVLPLGIYAMASKATFLPIAMTAERAIKVFVLTLVMCAASGAIATRRLQAADPAELF; from the coding sequence ATGACGATCTGGCAGCAGCTGAAACGGCGCACACCGCTGGGCTGGTTGCAGCTCAGACACGATCGAAGCCGGCTTCTGGTGGCCCTGGCCGGGATTGCGTTTGCCGATGTGCTGATGTTCACACAGTTGGGCTTTCAGGCCTCGATCTACGACAGCAATACACGCTTTCACCGCTCCCTCAACGCCGACATCGTGCTGCTCAGCCCGAAGGCGCAGAACCTCCAAAATCTTTCGACATTCCCTCGCCGTCGCCTGTTGCAGGCCCAGGACGTGCCAGGCGTGATCGATGCCCATGGGCTTTACGTGAACACCCTCACCTGGAAGAACCCGGATACCCGCCTTGACGCCACGGTGCAACTATTCGGTTTTGATCCAGATGTGCAGGTGTTCCGGCTGCCGGAGGTGAACCAACAGCAACAGATCCTCAAACAGGTGGATAAGGTGCTCTTCGATCGTGGGTCCCGCGGGCCCTACAAAGGCACGATCGCGGCCCTGGCCAAGGGGCAGACACTCACCACCGAATCGGAGCGGCGCACGCTCATCATCCAGGGGCTCTACAGCCTCGGCGCCAGCTTCGGCTCCGACGGCACGTTGATGGCCAGCGATATCACCTTTCTGCGTCAGTTCCCCAGGCGTGAAGCCGGCAGCCTCAGCCTTGGCCTGGTGCGGCTGCAGCCTTCAGCGGATCCTGATCTTGTGGCCGAGCGGCTGCGCCACCATCTGCCCAACGACGTGAAGGTGCTCACGCGTGCGGGCTACATCGCCTTTGAACAGGCCTACTGGCGCCGCGCCTCGCCGGTGGGTGTGATCTTTGGCCTCGGCACGGTGATGGCGTTCGTTGTGGGCGTCGTGATTGTGTATCAGGTGCTCTCCACCGATGTGGCTTCCCACCTGGCTGAATACGCCACCTTTCGGGCGATGGGTTATCGCACACGCTTCCTGCTCGGTGTGGTGTTTGAGGAGGCCTTGGTGCTTGCCAGTCTCGGCTTCATCCCTGGTTTTGTGTTGCCGCTGGGCATCTATGCCATGGCTTCCAAAGCCACGTTTTTGCCCATCGCGATGACAGCGGAGCGTGCGATCAAGGTGTTTGTGCTCACGCTGGTGATGTGTGCGGCCTCGGGAGCGATTGCCACGCGCCGGTTGCAGGCAGCCGATCCGGCGGAGCTGTTCTGA
- a CDS encoding DUF3365 domain-containing protein — MNNLTSALSQLLAALIAGLLFTVQPAIALANQGTAPVDPAVLAKAVDQMEALDRMRISLASSLEGSTEEPTMDTMREVCMPVGKRAMAIGQDNGWTVRQVASKYRNPDHAPIGSQETEVIDLFAKHPEINGLWEPASAEQGAGVNYYRRIDVQASCLACHGSRDSRPAFIQEKYPNDRAFNFKVGDLRGMYAVYIPEVQAALAAQSPMG, encoded by the coding sequence ATGAACAACCTCACGTCTGCCCTCTCGCAGCTACTCGCTGCTTTGATCGCAGGGCTGCTCTTCACCGTTCAGCCTGCCATCGCCCTGGCCAACCAGGGGACTGCTCCCGTCGACCCGGCTGTCTTGGCGAAAGCCGTGGATCAGATGGAAGCGCTGGATCGCATGCGCATCTCCCTTGCCTCGTCCCTGGAGGGCAGCACGGAAGAGCCCACCATGGACACGATGCGTGAAGTGTGCATGCCCGTAGGCAAGAGAGCCATGGCGATTGGCCAGGACAACGGCTGGACCGTCCGTCAGGTGGCGAGCAAATATCGCAATCCCGATCATGCCCCCATCGGCTCTCAGGAGACCGAGGTGATTGATCTCTTCGCCAAGCACCCGGAAATCAATGGGCTCTGGGAGCCAGCCAGCGCTGAACAGGGTGCGGGCGTGAACTACTACCGGCGGATCGACGTCCAGGCGAGCTGCCTGGCGTGTCATGGCAGCCGAGACAGCCGGCCAGCCTTCATTCAGGAGAAGTACCCCAACGACCGGGCCTTCAACTTCAAGGTCGGTGATCTGCGCGGCATGTACGCCGTTTACATCCCTGAAGTTCAGGCTGCGCTGGCGGCGCAAAGTCCGATGGGCTGA
- a CDS encoding DUF2202 domain-containing protein has product MGGSEDRHASALLRIAEAVHLDVEAITGLPSGTYANPELKQLCDRLLDQGSQGAAEALQVGVVVEQTDIADLQSAIIGLEGTSLGETYSRLLQGSM; this is encoded by the coding sequence ATCGGTGGATCTGAGGACCGCCATGCCAGCGCACTGCTCCGCATCGCAGAAGCAGTGCATCTGGATGTTGAGGCAATCACGGGTTTGCCGAGTGGAACGTATGCCAACCCCGAGCTCAAGCAGCTATGCGACAGGCTCTTGGACCAGGGCAGCCAGGGGGCTGCCGAGGCTTTGCAGGTGGGTGTCGTGGTGGAGCAGACCGACATCGCAGATCTACAGTCAGCGATAATTGGCCTGGAGGGCACATCCCTGGGCGAGACATACAGCCGGCTACTTCAGGGATCGATGTAG
- a CDS encoding ATP-binding cassette domain-containing protein — MAASIQIDALQHHYGRGALRRHVLHDIQLQVLEGEIVLLTGPSGSGKTTLLNLIGGLRQGECGSLRVLGRELIGAGDRQLSEARREHGYIFQAHNLHRSLTALQNVRMGLEVQGTLSAAEMNHRAAVMLEQVGLADQLHQFPDQLSGGQKQRVAVARALVHEPPLVLADEPTAALDSRSGRDVVTLMQALARERHSTILLVTHDNRILDIADRVITMEDGYLRGWPKACPKT; from the coding sequence ATGGCAGCCTCGATTCAGATCGATGCACTGCAACACCACTATGGCCGCGGTGCTCTGCGGCGGCATGTGCTGCACGACATTCAGCTGCAGGTGTTGGAGGGTGAGATCGTGCTGCTCACGGGCCCCTCCGGTTCCGGCAAGACGACGCTGCTGAACCTGATTGGCGGTTTGCGGCAGGGGGAGTGCGGCAGCCTGCGTGTGCTCGGTCGCGAACTGATCGGCGCTGGCGATCGTCAGCTCAGCGAAGCCCGCCGCGAACATGGCTACATCTTCCAGGCTCACAACTTGCACCGAAGCCTCACGGCGCTTCAGAACGTGCGGATGGGGTTGGAGGTGCAGGGCACGCTGTCGGCCGCGGAGATGAACCATCGGGCAGCGGTGATGCTCGAGCAGGTTGGGCTGGCGGATCAGCTGCACCAGTTTCCTGATCAGCTGTCCGGCGGTCAGAAGCAGCGGGTGGCCGTGGCGCGCGCCCTGGTGCATGAGCCACCGCTGGTGCTGGCGGATGAGCCCACGGCAGCACTCGACAGCCGCTCCGGCCGTGATGTGGTGACGCTGATGCAAGCGCTGGCGCGAGAGCGCCACAGCACGATTCTGCTGGTGACCCACGACAACCGCATCCTCGACATCGCCGATCGCGTGATCACGATGGAGGATGGCTACCTGCGCGGGTGGCCAAAGGCTTGCCCAAAGACGTGA
- a CDS encoding protein NO VEIN domain-containing protein: MPKDVSAERGRGYDFESIDADGNLFFIEVEGPR, encoded by the coding sequence TTGCCCAAAGACGTGAGCGCCGAACGCGGCCGGGGCTACGACTTCGAATCGATCGATGCCGACGGCAACCTTTTCTTTATCGAAGTTGAAGGGCCGCGTTGA
- a CDS encoding ion channel — MRSGWDGQRLMGRSQRLRRHRGILETERRSSWLQHWREPYLQALAMSWPVFLALVAFAYGVINALFAVLYRFDPTGIAGVRAAGLSWAEAFFFSVQTLGSIGYGAMHPISLYTNLMVTVEALCGLLFIALTTGLAFARFARSTARIRFSQLAVVHAYNGVPTLVFRLANERRNGLLDARLRAFLAVDEVSSEGHRMRRLLPLALERDQSIAFQLIWTGMHRIDASSPLCGLDGAALQRLNAELVVAFAGVDETLERPVHARHSWPVERIAFGRCFEDMLEHQADATHIHWESLDRTSPCSLTG; from the coding sequence ATGAGATCTGGATGGGATGGGCAGCGCCTGATGGGCCGGAGTCAGCGTCTGAGGCGCCATCGCGGCATCCTCGAAACGGAGCGGCGCAGCAGCTGGTTGCAGCATTGGCGCGAGCCTTACCTGCAGGCCCTGGCGATGTCTTGGCCTGTGTTTCTCGCCCTGGTCGCCTTCGCCTATGGCGTGATCAACGCCTTGTTTGCCGTGCTCTATCGCTTCGACCCCACCGGGATTGCCGGCGTCAGGGCGGCAGGCTTGAGCTGGGCTGAGGCGTTCTTCTTCAGCGTGCAGACCCTGGGCTCGATCGGCTATGGGGCCATGCATCCGATCAGCCTCTACACCAACCTGATGGTGACCGTGGAGGCGCTCTGCGGCCTGCTCTTCATCGCCCTGACCACCGGTCTTGCCTTTGCTCGCTTCGCCCGGAGCACGGCCCGGATCCGCTTCTCTCAGTTGGCGGTGGTGCATGCCTACAACGGCGTACCCACCCTGGTGTTCCGGCTCGCCAATGAACGCCGCAATGGTCTGCTCGATGCCCGCCTGCGCGCCTTCCTGGCCGTCGACGAAGTGAGCAGCGAAGGGCATCGCATGCGTCGCCTCCTCCCCCTGGCCCTGGAGCGGGATCAGAGCATCGCCTTCCAGCTGATCTGGACGGGAATGCACCGGATCGATGCCAGCAGCCCGCTGTGCGGCCTGGATGGGGCGGCGCTGCAGCGCCTCAACGCCGAGCTGGTGGTGGCCTTCGCCGGGGTGGATGAAACCTTGGAGCGCCCGGTGCATGCCCGCCACAGCTGGCCTGTGGAACGGATCGCCTTTGGGCGTTGCTTTGAAGACATGCTCGAGCATCAGGCCGATGCGACCCACATCCACTGGGAATCACTCGATCGCACCAGCCCCTGTTCATTGACGGGGTGA
- a CDS encoding TetR/AcrR family transcriptional regulator: MNAAPAGHSRGRQRSPRKADAILKGARQEFLQRGYAAASMDRIAATAGVSKPTIYSHYGDKASLFRALTCWMVQRRVEDVFGPSSPAPPGPKQARRQLAQLAARIVEVNERQPEMLDFLRLVIGESGRFPDLAKGFVAEVQQRALTRLTQILAVITDQPELRARIFIGALMQTILFEDVLHGGDLTPSCKSSIAKLVVELVTSQPDHT; encoded by the coding sequence ATGAACGCTGCTCCGGCTGGGCATTCAAGGGGTCGCCAGCGTTCGCCCCGCAAGGCCGATGCGATCCTGAAGGGGGCCCGCCAGGAATTTCTGCAACGGGGCTACGCCGCTGCATCGATGGACCGGATCGCCGCCACGGCCGGCGTGTCCAAGCCCACCATCTACAGCCACTACGGCGACAAGGCGTCGCTGTTCCGGGCTCTCACTTGCTGGATGGTGCAGCGGCGTGTGGAAGACGTGTTCGGGCCCAGCTCACCGGCACCCCCCGGGCCGAAACAGGCGCGCCGGCAGCTCGCGCAGCTTGCGGCGCGCATCGTGGAGGTCAACGAGCGCCAACCGGAGATGCTGGATTTTCTGAGGCTGGTGATCGGCGAATCCGGTCGTTTCCCTGATCTGGCCAAGGGATTCGTGGCCGAAGTGCAACAGCGCGCGCTCACGCGGCTCACACAGATCCTGGCCGTCATCACGGATCAGCCGGAACTGAGGGCTCGCATCTTCATCGGCGCCCTGATGCAGACCATCCTCTTTGAGGACGTCCTGCATGGCGGAGACCTGACACCGTCCTGCAAGTCGTCCATAGCGAAGCTTGTCGTCGAGCTGGTGACCTCCCAGCCAGATCACACCTGA